One Miscanthus floridulus cultivar M001 chromosome 11, ASM1932011v1, whole genome shotgun sequence DNA window includes the following coding sequences:
- the LOC136490851 gene encoding uncharacterized protein isoform X1, translated as MGANISMSGVSNSIAAGLPSYGLYAETRFLSQSYRNFARKSSYKYLRIRAVQGNDGRRRLVDIIRTIPELSRDYFRSRSRRALFGGISLLGGFYVAQTISLSFGALGVNDVLAAVVCVLLTEYVTKFYYSRPKVTFPIALLNNFKMGFTYGLFIDAFKLAS; from the exons ATGGG TGCAAATATCTCGATGTCAGGTGTTTCAAATTCTATCGCCGCTGGTCTTCCTAGCTATGGGCTATATGCAGAGACAAGGTTTCTCTCACAGAGCTATAGGAACTTCGCACGGAAATCCTCTTACAAGTATCTCAGAATCCGTGCAGTGCAGGGAAATGATGGGCGTCGAAGGCTGGTTGACATAATCCGAACCATTCCAGAACTCTCAAGGGACTATTTTAGAAGCCGGTCGAGGCGAGCTCTTTTTGGTGGCATCTCGCTGCTTGGCGGCTTTTACGTTGCACAGACAATCTCACTCTCTTTCGGTGCATTGGGTGTGAATGATGTTCTAGCGGCAGTTGTTTGTGTCCTGCTGACTGAGTATGTGACAAAGTTCTATTACAGCCGGCCTAAGGTTACCTTCCCCATTGCTCTCCTCAACAACTTCAAGATGGGTTTCACATATGGCCTGTTTATTGACGCCTTCAAGCTTGCTAGCTGA
- the LOC136490851 gene encoding uncharacterized protein isoform X2, with protein sequence MSGVSNSIAAGLPSYGLYAETRFLSQSYRNFARKSSYKYLRIRAVQGNDGRRRLVDIIRTIPELSRDYFRSRSRRALFGGISLLGGFYVAQTISLSFGALGVNDVLAAVVCVLLTEYVTKFYYSRPKVTFPIALLNNFKMGFTYGLFIDAFKLAS encoded by the coding sequence ATGTCAGGTGTTTCAAATTCTATCGCCGCTGGTCTTCCTAGCTATGGGCTATATGCAGAGACAAGGTTTCTCTCACAGAGCTATAGGAACTTCGCACGGAAATCCTCTTACAAGTATCTCAGAATCCGTGCAGTGCAGGGAAATGATGGGCGTCGAAGGCTGGTTGACATAATCCGAACCATTCCAGAACTCTCAAGGGACTATTTTAGAAGCCGGTCGAGGCGAGCTCTTTTTGGTGGCATCTCGCTGCTTGGCGGCTTTTACGTTGCACAGACAATCTCACTCTCTTTCGGTGCATTGGGTGTGAATGATGTTCTAGCGGCAGTTGTTTGTGTCCTGCTGACTGAGTATGTGACAAAGTTCTATTACAGCCGGCCTAAGGTTACCTTCCCCATTGCTCTCCTCAACAACTTCAAGATGGGTTTCACATATGGCCTGTTTATTGACGCCTTCAAGCTTGCTAGCTGA